Part of the Haloarcula laminariae genome is shown below.
AAGCGGGACGGCGAGACCATCGTCACCGGGTTCGACGCGTTCGACGGCTACCACGACCGGTTCACCGGCGACCAGCCCCCGGAGCCGACGGTGTTCTACAACGCCGTGGAGTACCAGGAGTCGCCGCTTGCGGTCGTCCAGTTCTGGTTCTACTCCGTGTTCGACCAGTTCACCACGAACTTCCACTGGCACGACTGGGAAGTGTTGCACGTCTTCGTCGACACGGACACCGACGAGCCCCAGCTCTACGTCGCCAGCTCGCACTCCCGGAAGGTCCCCAACAACGAGTTCCTGGACCCGGACCCGGAGACGGTGCCCCGAATCCTCTCGGAGCTGGGGTCACATTCGAGTGCGCTGTCGCTCAACGACGCCGAAGACGAGTTCGAGCGGCTCTCGGAGAGCGGTGGGCTGGCCGACATAACCAACAGCGCCATCGAGACGATAGAGGACATCGCGGCGATACCCTTCGCCTACGGGCTGCCCCGCGACGAGGGCTCCAGGCTCCCCTATCTCGTGCCCGAGTACGAGGGCGCGCCGCTGTACGACCACCCCGACCTGCCGTCCGTCGAGCGGTCGGACCTCATCCCGCAGGCGCTGACGGTCCGCTCGCTCGAAACGCTCTCCGGCTCGCTGTCGGGGCTCCCGAACCGCGAGACTGGCCTGGTGTTCGACCACGCCGACCGCGAGAGCGACGCGGACATCGAGTACGACCTGGTCCCGACGGCCGAAATCGAACACATCACGGATTTCACCGGCCCGCAGCTGAGCTTCGAGTTCGCGGTCCCCGAGTTCGGCGAGGACGCCGTCTCGGGACACATCTCGACGACGGGCGCGCCGTGGGGCCAGCCCCGCTACGCGAACCCGGCGGCGGACATCTCCGAGCCCAACCACCGCTCGGCGCTCGCCGACCGCTACGACGCAATCGGCGACGCGGCGGCCGTAAACACCGTCGTCGCCAGCGTTTCGGAGGCCGTCGCCAGCGTCGACGCGCCCGAAGACGAGGGCGTGACCACGCAGACCTCCGAGTTCGAGGCCGTCGCCCTGCTGGAGAGCGACCCCGAGGCGGTCCCGACCTTCGGCGGGGTCGCCGCCGTCAGGGACGTCCCCGCGGGCGACCACCGGCTGACGGTCAACCGGGCCGGCGCGGCCCCCCACAGCGAGTCGGTGTCGGTCGCCGACGACGGGCGCCCCACGGCGGCCGGCGTCGATGGCGAGATACCGCTGGTCGCCCGCGAGAACGCCCGGAAAGTAGAGATAGACCCCGCTGACGCCGACAGCGAGCTCCGCCGCTTCGCCGTCGAGGACGACTTCGGCGGCCGGCTCTACGACGCGCCGCTCGACGGCCCCGACGCGGCCTACGTCCACCGGGGCGGTGCCTACACCACGGAGGTCAGGGACACCGACGACGCGGTCGGGGCCGCCCGCGTCAACCCCGACCCGGACTCCGACGACCCGGTCCGTCTCGCGGACCCGAACACCGGGAAGGCGTCGCTCGCGACGTTCGTCGCGGACATCGCGGCGGAGACGCAGGCGCAGGTGGCCGAAATCCGGGACGGCGATTCCGACGACGACGATGACGACAGCGACGGGCGGGAGAACGCTATCGGCGGCCTCACCCAGGCGCTCGGTGCCGTCGTCGAGGCGGCCGAGCGGGCCGCCCAGCGGGCCGAGGACGGCGACCGCGGAAACGCGGACCGGCAGCTCGAGACCGTCGCCGCCCGGCTCGAACGGGTCAGTACGAAGATAGCCGAGGCCAGCAACGACATGCCCGACCCGCTGTCGGCGGCCGCCCGGAACCGCCTCGACCAGGCGACGCGGCGGACCGAGCAGGCCCGCGACCAGTCGAAGCTCTGATAGTAATTCTCGTAGGTTATCACCGGATAGCGCCGACGCCAGGGGTCGGCGCGTACCGGCAATCGCTACAAGAATCACTACGAGCCACGGACGGCAACCAGTTTACTCCTGGGACCACAGGGGCCGATATGGCAGACGAACTCGCCTGGGAGACGCTCACGACGGACATCGCCTACAGCTGTCCGGGGTTCGACATCGTCCACGAGGACGTCGAGTTGCCCGACGGCACCGAGACCGACTTCGACTTCCTGCGGGAGGGCGACAGCGTCGTCGTCCTCCCCCTGACGCCGGATGGGGACGTGGTCGTCATCGAGGAGTGGCGCCAGGCCGTCAAGCGGGTCAACCGCGCGCTGCCGGCCGGGAGCATGGAAGCCGACGACGCGGCACCGCGCGACGCCGTCGACCGCGAACTCCGCGAGGAGACCGGCTACGAGGCGGAGCGCGTGCGCCATCTCTACACCGCCGAGCCCGCCAACGGCTACGCCGACTCCGTGTTCCACTACTTCCTCGCGGAGGGGTGTGAACCGACCGCCGAGCAGGAGCTCGACTTCGACGAGTCCATCCGCGTCGAGACGGCGGCGTTCGACGAGCTGCTCGAATCGGTTCGGTCCGGCGACCTGCGGGACGGTCGCTCGGCGGTCGGTCTCATGTACTACGCGCTGTTCGAGCGGTGACCGTCTGAGACATACCGGTCGCAGGAACGATGGCTGTAGAACTACGGCCTGTGTCCTTGCCCGATGTGTCCCGCCGAGTAGCCCGGGAACACAACCCTTAGGCGCTCCCCCCGCCGACACCGTGCAATGACGAACTTCGAGGTCCGCCAGTACGACGCCGCGGGCCGCCTGGGCGAACTGGAGGTCCCCCGCGCCGGCGTCACCGTCCAGACGCCGACCATCCTCCCCGTGGTCAACCCCCACGTCCAGACGGTCGACCCGGCCGACCTGGCGTCAGAGTTCGGCGCCGAGATACTCATCACGAACAGCTACATCCTGCACGGCTCCGACGAACTGCGCGAGCCGGCCTTGGAGCGTGGCCTGCACGACCTGCTGGGTTTCGACGGCGCCATCATGACTGACTCGGGCTCGTTCCAGCTCGCCGAATACGGCGACATCGACGTGACCACGGAGGAGATACTCCAGTTCCAGCAGGACATCGGGAGCGACATCGGGACGCCCGTCGACATCCCGACGCCGCCCGACGTCGACCGCGAGCGGGCCGAGTCGGAACTCGAAACCACGCAGGACCGGCTGGAGCGAGCCGCGGCCGCCGACACCGGCGAGATGCTCGTCTCGGCGCCGGTTCAGGGGTCGACGTATCCCGACCTGCGCGAGCGGGCGGCCAGCCACGCCAAGACCGCCGGGCTGGACGTGTTCCCGCTTGGCGCCGTCGTCCCGCTGATGAACGAGTACCGCTACTCGGACCTCGCCGACGTCGTCGCGGCCTGCAAGCGCGGGCTCGGCGAGGTGGGGCCGGTCCATCTGTTCGGCGCGGGCCACCCGATGATGTTCGCGATGGCCGCCGCGCTCGGCTGTGACCTGTTCGACTCGGCGGCGTACGCGCTGTACGCCCGCGACGACCGCTATCTCACGGTGCGGGGGACCGAGCTGCTGGACGACCTCGCTACCTTCCCCTGTCACTGTCCGGTCTGTACGGACCACACGCCCGACCAGGTCCGCGGGCTGGACGACGACGCCCGCCAGGACCTCCTGGCCCGTCACAACCTCCACGTCACCTACGGCGAGATTCGCACCGTCAGACAGGCCATCCGCTCGGGGAACCTGCTGGAACTGGTCGATTCGCGGGCCCGCGGGCACCCGACGATGCTCGACGGCTACCGCACGCTGCTCGACCACGCCGAGCAACTGGAGCGGACCGACCCGGTCTCGAAGGACGCCTTCTTCTACACCTCGGCCGAGAGCGCCCGCCGGCCCGAGGTACTGCGCCACCAGGAGCGGCTGGACCGCTTCGACCTCGACGCCGACGAGGTGTTGCTGACCGAGGGGGGCTCGAACTCCC
Proteins encoded:
- a CDS encoding NUDIX hydrolase: MADELAWETLTTDIAYSCPGFDIVHEDVELPDGTETDFDFLREGDSVVVLPLTPDGDVVVIEEWRQAVKRVNRALPAGSMEADDAAPRDAVDRELREETGYEAERVRHLYTAEPANGYADSVFHYFLAEGCEPTAEQELDFDESIRVETAAFDELLESVRSGDLRDGRSAVGLMYYALFER
- the tgtA gene encoding tRNA guanosine(15) transglycosylase TgtA, translating into MTNFEVRQYDAAGRLGELEVPRAGVTVQTPTILPVVNPHVQTVDPADLASEFGAEILITNSYILHGSDELREPALERGLHDLLGFDGAIMTDSGSFQLAEYGDIDVTTEEILQFQQDIGSDIGTPVDIPTPPDVDRERAESELETTQDRLERAAAADTGEMLVSAPVQGSTYPDLRERAASHAKTAGLDVFPLGAVVPLMNEYRYSDLADVVAACKRGLGEVGPVHLFGAGHPMMFAMAAALGCDLFDSAAYALYARDDRYLTVRGTELLDDLATFPCHCPVCTDHTPDQVRGLDDDARQDLLARHNLHVTYGEIRTVRQAIRSGNLLELVDSRARGHPTMLDGYRTLLDHAEQLERTDPVSKDAFFYTSAESARRPEVLRHQERLDRFDLDADEVLLTEGGSNSRYDETWGVLPPFGPYPRELADTYPLTAEVPERTDRAACEAAADGVARLVALHPDTSFTLVHDDWPATALDRVPEGVRLRDLHARE